From Candidatus Afararchaeum irisae, the proteins below share one genomic window:
- a CDS encoding DUF393 domain-containing protein, which yields MNPTSVVIYDGDCAFCSTASKALERLEDVGAVSWYDDEAQWFLEAEFGETPFVLFLVDSDEATVYAGGDAAEELADRAGLPGLVGDLLGDRYETVSEVIRKVTRTEGSPESFGGVYGIEDEAMRLFDELSEASETAEDRKADTDTNTETETDTETETE from the coding sequence ATGAACCCGACTTCTGTCGTGATATACGACGGTGACTGTGCCTTCTGTTCGACAGCCTCGAAGGCTCTCGAAAGACTCGAAGACGTCGGTGCTGTCTCGTGGTACGACGACGAGGCTCAGTGGTTCCTCGAAGCCGAGTTCGGCGAGACGCCTTTCGTCCTCTTTCTCGTCGACTCCGACGAGGCGACAGTGTACGCCGGAGGCGACGCCGCCGAGGAGCTAGCCGACAGAGCCGGTCTCCCGGGTCTCGTGGGCGACCTGTTGGGCGACAGGTACGAGACGGTCTCGGAGGTTATACGTAAGGTCACTCGAACCGAGGGAAGCCCCGAGAGCTTCGGCGGTGTCTACGGAATAGAAGACGAGGCGATGCGTCTCTTCGACGAACTATCCGAGGCGTCCGAGACGGCTGAGGACAGGAAAGCCGATACCGATACCAATACCGAGACAGAGACCGATACTGAGACAGAGACGGAGTAG